The nucleotide window TGCTCATCGGGCTGGTGCTGGGCGTTTTGCTGGGGCTTCTGATGAGCCGCCACATGAGCCCGCTCACGCTGAGCCTCTTCCTGCTGGTGCTGGGGGGCGGGCTGATGGCATGGCCGTTCTTCGTCGTCGCCGCGCCCCCGGATGAGTACGACGTGTACGACGTGCCGCCCCACACATTCGACGAACGCTAACCCTCATTCTGGATGAATGACATAGAGGACGACCGCCTCGCCGGGAATATCCACCGCTTGCCCCGATTGCAAAGTGACGCTGGCAACCTGCTCGGCTGTATGCGCCCGGTCGAAGAGCCATACCTCGGCGGTCGCCTGTTCGACGCCCACAATCTGCAAGGGCACACGCTGCGCGTCAGCCGCACGGTTGACCACAATCAGCGTCAGCGCCCCATCGGCGCGGCGCGCGGCATAGGCTGAAAGGCGCGGCACGTCGGTTTCGGCCTGTACCCGCTCATCGCCAAACTGCTTGTAGAGTTGGTAGACGTAGTACGTGGGGCGCACGTCCGTCCGCGCCAGCAAGCCATAGCCGCCAATCGAGGTTGGCGTTTGCAACGCAAAGTACGCGACAATCTCCACATCCTCGCGAATCAACCGCCCCAACACATCCGCCCACCACAAGGCGCTGTAAAACGAATCGGGGGTGGTTTCGCCGCTGCTGGTGTTGCTCCAATAAGAGTTGACTTCCGTGACGGCGATTGGCAAGTCGCGCCCCGTCAGGTCGCGCACGGTTTGGCGCAAAGTGGGGATGATATGGTCCCACTCCTCGCTATTGGCAAGCAGTTCGTCGGGCGTCGCTTCTGGGTCGGTCATGCTGCGTGGGAACGGATAGCGGTGGAAGGAGACGATATCAATCAAATCGCCGTTGGCGCGCAAAAACTCTTCCATCCACAAGCGCCCCTGCGCGTCGCGCGGGTCAGTCGCCGGGTTGCCGGTGTACTGGTGAATTTCCGGCCCCATGAGCACGATATCGGGGTCGAAGGCTCGCATGGCTTCGGCAAAGGCGCGCCATTCACGATTGAACCGCTCGGTGTCGTACTCATCGTACAAACTCGGCTCGTTGCCGATGCTCCAATAGCGCACCTGATAGCCCTGCTCCTTGACATAGCGCATGACCTCAACGGCTTCCTCAGGCGTGCTGTCCAAAAACCGCACGCTGATGCTCGGCTCAGCGCCGCCCAACATTTCCGAGACCATCATCAAGCCGTCAATGTGGTACGGTTTGAGGGTGTGGGTATCGCCCCAGTTGCCGCCGGGGAAGCGCAAAAAGGTAATCCCCGACTGACGCGCTTCTTCCTGCAACGCCAGCGGAATGCTCATCCATGGACCATAGTTGGCGCCATACACGTAGGGGCTGATTGTTCCCAGCGATATGTGCGGATTGACGTAGATGCTTTGCGGCGCCGGCGTCGGCCAGGGCGTGGGGGACGGCGTGGGGGGTGGGTCGTTCAAGCCGGCAAGCGGTTGCGAACAGGCGGCGCAGAGCAATGCGAACACAATTACAACACCATGCAGGAACATTCTTTTCTTTGTAAACATGAAAGCGCTTTCTCCTTTCTGTTTTGAAAAAGGGGATATGTGCCCACATCCCCTTGCATGGCATCAATCAGCCGCGACAACGCTCACGTGATCATCTTACGCGAGCCATGTCATCAGCCGTTCTTCCAGCAACGGCGGCGACAACTGCGGTGCGTCGCCTACCGGTCCCACCAATACCAGTACCATGTTGGACGGCGTGAGATACGTTTGCGCCACGCGCTGGATATCTTCAGCCTGCACCGCCGCCAACGCCGCCAACACATCACTCGGCGAGAGCAAAGGGCTGACGCCTTGCAACAACTGCGTGACATACCAACCCGCCGCCCGCATTCCCGATTCCAGCCCCAGCAACAAGCGCCCTGTCACGTATTCGCGGGCAAAGATGACTTCTTCGGGGGTTGGGCCTTCGGCCACAATGTTGCGCACCTCGCTGGCAATGGCTTCGAGCGCGAGCATGACGTTCGCGGGGTCCACCCCCGCTTCGATGGTCATTTCGCCAAAATCGGAGCCAAACGAGAGGTACGAACCGATATGGTACGCCAAGCCCAGTTGCTCGCGCACCTGCAAAAACAACCGCGACGCCATGCCATCGCCCAGCAACGCATTCAACAAGAGCAAGGGGTATTGGTCGGGATGACGCTCAGGAACGGTGCGCACCCCCATCACCAGTTGCACTTGCTCAATGTCGCGGTGAATGCATTGGACATGAAGCCCCGCAGGCAACGGCTGTGCAGGAAAGGGTTGCTTTCCCGCGCCGCCTTGCCACTCAGCGCTCAACGCCTGCGCCCAGGCGACAACATCCTCATGTTCAACCCGTCCGGCAACCGCCAGCACACCGTTTTGCGGACCGTAAAAGGTCTGCATGAACGCCAACACGTCCTCACGGGTGAGCGCCCGCACGGTCTCGCGCGTTCCGGCAATATCGCGCCCAAGCGGATGCCCAGGGTGAAGAAGCGCCATCGCCGCCAGCCCCGCCACTTCGTCGGGCATATCCAGGCTGGCGTTGATTTCTTCGATGATGATGGCTTTTTCGTGTTCAACATCTTCCTCGCGCATGAGGGGGTTCATCACCATGTCGAACAAGACATCCAACAAGCGCTCCACATGCTGGAAAGGCACTTGCCCCCAATAGTTGGTCATCTCGCGCGAGGTGTTGGCGTTCAGAATGCCGCCAACGCCTTCAATCGGCAACACAACATCGCGTGATGTGGGGCGGGTATGCGTCCCCTTGAACACAAGATGCTCGATGAGATGCGCCACACCGGCTTGCCGATCGTCTTCGTAGCGTGAGCCTACACGCAACGAGAGCACCGCCATCACCGACAAGCGATCGGGGAGCGGCACACTGACAACGTGCAGCCCATTGGGCAAGCGCGAATGATAGACCACATGCCCGACCCATTCGTCTTGATACGTGGTAAAAGTGGTAGAAGAAGAGGTCTGCGTTGTTTTCGGCATTGCATCTACCCTCTGCGTCGTACAAGTGCGTCGGTCATACGGGCAACGCGCACCATGGGCAACACATCATGCACGCGCACAATATCAGCGCCGCGCGCAATGCCAATCGCCACGGTTGCGGCTGTCCCTTCAACACGTTCGTCAGGCGGCAAATCCAACGTGTAGCCGATGAAACTTTTGCGCGACGTCCCCAGCAAAATGGGGCGTCCGAGGGCACGAAACGCATCCAGGCGGTCAACGAGTTCCAAGTTCTGCTCGACGGTTTTGCCAAAACCGACACCGGGGTCAATGATGATGTGTTCCTCAGGAATACCAGCCGCCAGCGCCATCTCAATGCTGGCTTCCAATTCGTCCAGAATATCGTTCAAGAGGTGTGTGTACGTAATGCCCTCGTACCGCCCACCCAAACGGGCTTCCTGCACCGCGTTTTTGGGGCGACTGCGGTTGTGCATCACCACCACAGGCACGCCGTAGTCCGCCACCACACGCGCCATGTCGGGGTCCATACGCAAGCCCCACACATCATTCACCAGGTGCGCGCCCGCTTCCAGCGCGGCGGCGGCGACCCGTGCTTTGTAGGTGTCCACCGAAATGGCAACTTCGACCTCGCGCGCAATGGCTTCCACCACAGGCACGACCCGCGCCAATTCGGTTTCTTCGTCCACCGGCTGCGCACCGGGGCGTGTGCTTTCGCCCCCCACGTCGATGATATCCGCCCCCCATTTGACGAAGAGCCGCGCCCGCTCGACCGCCGCGCGCACCCAATCATCCTGTTGCAGCAACCCATCGCCGCTGAAACTGTCGGGCGTTGCGTTGAGAATACCCATCACATAGGTGCGTGTGCCCCATTCGCACATGAGCGGACCAATGCGCAACGGTGCGGGCGGCGTCGTCAACCGGCGGTGCGTACCGCGCAAGGCGTCCGCCAACGCATCAGCGCCGCGCGCCTCGACCTCGTCCGCCAGGGCGAGCAAGGCGGCCTGTGTCGTCAGCAGCAAACAGGCGCCGCCACGCGCCCCCTCAGGCGCCAGAACGCTCACGCCCGCAACGGTTGCACGGCGCATCACGGCTTCTTCTTCGGGCGTCAATCCCGACACCCACAGGGTGAGTTGGTGGGCGTGCGCCGCTTTTTTTTCGGGCATCGCCCAGCCCTGTGCGGCTAACTCGCGCACCAGGTCTGCGTGTGTGTGTGCTGCCAATGGACGAATCCGCATAGCCACCTACTTGTAAGAAAGCAAGATGATTTGCGTCTCTTCGGGCAATTGGCTGCGTGAGCGAATTTTCAACTCCTCTTCAACGGGGACATCCTTCACGCCCATCACTTTCAAAAACTGCTCCACGGGCAACAAGCCCCCGTCGTACACGTCGGTCTTGTAGTGCATGGGAATGACAATGCGCGGCTCAATCAGGCTAATGGTTTCCGCCGCCATGGCGGGGGTGAGCGCACCGCCGCCCCCCACCGGCACCAGCAAGACATCCACCTCGCTCAAATCTTCCACCTGCGATTGCGAAGGCACATGCCCCAAATCACCCAGGTGGCACACATTCAACTCATCGAACCGAATCATGTACACCGTGTTGTAGCCCCGCTCCGCGCCTTTTTTGGTGTCATGGTAGGTGCGAATCCCCGTCACGAAGACGCCCGCCACCTCGTACTCGCCGGGTCCTGTAATGAAGAAAGGCTCGCCCTGAAACCCGGTGCGGGCGTTGTGGTTCGGATGATCGTGGCTGATGGTCACGATATCCGCGCGCGTCCGTGGGCGGTTATAGCCCAGCGAACTGGGAAACGGGTCGGTGACAACCACGGCGTTTTTTTCACGAATACGAAAGCACGCATGCCCATACCATTTAATATCCATCGGCGTCAAACTCCTTTTGCTTCATCGTCAGCGGCGAACAATGTTCACAGGCTCGCCTTCTCTCGCTTCACATTCGCAAGCATTATACTTTGGTTGAAAACGCGTTCAAACCTGCGGGCGCATGCCATATTGCCAGACGCCCACGCTCCCCGGCGCAAGCCGCAGAGCGGGCAACACACCGTTTTGCACGGTCAGGTGCTGGCTCCCGCTCCAAATGTCCGTAAAGCGCGCCCCTTCATCCGCCAGGTCGCCCAGCGGCACATCGAACACGGCGGTCTGCGCGCCACGATTGAGCGCCAACACAAACACCTCATGCCCGGTGAAGCGGGCATACGCCAGCAAGTCCCCTTGGGCGTACAGCGTGCGGTATTCGCCATGACGCAACGCCCCATGCGCATGGCGCAAGCGGATACAACGCTTCGTCCATGCCAAAAAGTCGGCGTCCCACGTCTCGCGCCGCCCCCACGGGAACCCACGGCGGTTGTCGGGGTCTTTGCCGCCTTCCAGGCCGATTTCATCGCCATAGTAGAGACAGGGTGCACCGGGATAGGTCATCTGGTAGAAGAGCGCCAGTTTCAGGCGTGTGGTGTCGCCCTGCGCCAGCGTGCGAATGCGCGGCGTGTCGTGGCTCCCCAGCAAATTGAGCATGGCGAACGTCGCCGCACGGGGATAATGCGCGAGCAGCGTTTCAATCGAATGGGCGAATGCTTCCGCATCAAGCGCGGGAATGGGCGCATACCCAACGCCTTCCACCAGCGCGGGGTCGAGCAGGTCGCCCAAGAAGAAGCCCAAAGCCGCTTTGGTGAAAAGGTAGTTCATCACGGCGTCGAAACGGTTGTTCAGCCACGGCGTGGCGTCTTCCCAAATTTCGCCCACAATGTAGGCTTCGGGGTTGGCGCGTTTGACACGTTCGCGGAACGTTTCCCAAAAGCCGGGGGTGGTAATTTCGTTGGGGACATCAAGTCGCCAGCCGTCAATCCCCTGCTCAATCCAGTATTCCCCCACGCGCCAGAGAAACTCGCGCACATCGGGGTTGTCGGTGTTGAATTTGGGCAACGCCCGCATCCCCCACCAGGCGGCATAGTTGGGTGGGTGTTTTTCATCGTAGGCGTGCAACGGAAACCCATACACGTAAAACCACGACAAGTAGGGCGACGAAGCGCCGTTTTCCAAAATGTGGTTGAACTGGAAAAAGCCGCGGCTGGCATGGTTGAAGACACCATCCAGCACAATGCGAATACCACGACGGTGCGCTTCGTTCAGCAGAGCGCGAAACGCCTCATCGCCGCCCAACAGCGGGTCCACACGGTAGTAGTCGTGCGTGTGGTAGCGGTGGTTAGCCGCCGATTGAAAAATGGGGTTGAAGTAAATGGCGGTAATCCCCAAATCTTGCAGGTAGTCCAGGCGTTCCAGAACGCCCCACAAATCGCCCCCCTTGAACCCCGTGAACGTGGGTGGAGCATCCCAAGGCTCGAAACGCGGGTTGGCGGGGCTGGCGGCCCCACGCGCAAAACGGTCGGGGAAAATTTGATAGAACACGGCATCATGCACCCAGGTTGGGGTTTGCATGCACACCCTCCACAATGGCGTCGGTTGCAAGAAAACAAAGCCATGGTATGCGGAATGTGGGGGAACGCAAAGTTTGGTATCGTTCCCATTTGTGCCTTTGTTCACAGAGTGGGAGCGGCTTGACGCTTTCACAAAATTGAGTGTACTACTCCCGCCATTGCGACTTGAAAGGAGTCAAAGCGTATGTCTGCGCACTTGTTTGCGCCCTATACCCTGCGCGGTCTTACGCTGCGCAATCGCATTGTCATGTCGCCCATGTGCATGTACTCGGCGGAATCCGACGGGTGCGCCACCGAGTGGCATCTGGTGCACTTGGGCGCGCGGGCGGTTGGCGGCTGTGGGCTGATCATCACCGAAGCCACAGCGGTTGAGCCGCGCGGGCGCATCAGCGAAAACGATTTGGGCTTGTGGGACGACGCCCAGATTGCGCCGCTGGCGCGCATTGTGGACTTTTGCCACGCCCACGGTGCGGCGGTGGGCATTCAACTCGCCCACGCCGGGCGAAAAGCCTTTTCACGGGCGCGGGGGTTTGGTCCCCAACCCATCGTCGCCCCCAGCGCCATCCCCTTCGCCGAAGGGTGGGCAACCCCACATGCGCTGACGGTGGACGAAATCGAGGCGCTCATCGCCGCCTGGCAAGCCGCCGCCCGCCGCGCCTTGCAGGCCGGGTTTGACGTGGTGGAAATTCACAGCGCGCACGGCTACCTGCTGAATGAGTTTCTTTCGCCCATCAGCAACCACCGCACCGACGAGTACGGCGGCGATTTGTGGGGGCGCGCCCGTCTCTTGTTCCGCATCGTGGAGGCTGTGCGCGCCGTCTGGCCGGAAGAAAAGCCGCTTTTTGTGCGCATCTCGGCCACCGATTGGGTCGAGGGGGGCTTGCAGGTGGAGGATTTTGTGCAACTGGCGCCCGAACTGCAACGGCGCGGTGTAGACGTGATTGACTGCTCGTCGGGCGGCATCACCCCAACACCACCCCCGCCCGACGTCGTCGGCGCAGGCTACCAAACGCCCTTTGCCGCGCGTATTCGGCAAGCCACAGGTGTGCCCACCATGGCGGTGGGGCTTATCACCGCCCCCGAGCAAGCCGACCACATTGTGCGCACGGGGCAAGCCGACCTGGTGGCGTTGGGGCGCGAACTCTTGCGCGACCCGCACTGGCCGTTGCGCGCCGCGCACACCCTTGGCTACGACGTGGACTGGCCCAGGCAGTACGAACGCGCCAGACCACTTCGCTGAGCAAGACCAGACCCGTATCAAGTCATTCTGAGAGACAGAGAAGGAGGAACAGACCAATGGAACGCACACTTGTCATCGTCAAACCGGACGGCGTTCAGCGTGGGCTGACCGGTGAAGTCATCAGCCGCCTGGAACGGCGCGGCTTGAAAGTGGTGGCGCTGAAAATGATGAACGTGAGCCGCGAACTGGCGGAACAGCACTACGCTGTGCACAAAGGCAAACCCTTCTACGATGGGCTGATTGACTACATCACATCCAGCCCCGTCGTGGTGATGATTGTGGAAGGGAAGAACGCCATCAAAGCCGTGCGCAACACCGTCGGCGCCACCAACCCCGTGGACGCCGCGCCGGGCACGATTCGCGGCGATTTTGCCATGGACATCGGGCGCAACATTGTGCACGCCTCGGATGGTCCGGAAACGGCGGCGTTTGAAACGTCGCTCTGGTTCAGCGAAGACGAAATTTGCGCCTACACGCGCAACACCGACACCTGGATTTACGAATAATCCCCACCGCACACAAAAAAACGCCCCTCACATCGAGGGGCGTTTTGCATGGCGTCAAACGTTACTGAATGCGCAGCACCACCGGCGCATCTTCGTACAACGTTTCCAGTTGGTAATAGGCGCGCTGTTCGGGCGAGAACAGGTGAATAATCACATCCACGTAGTCCAGCAAAATCCAGCCGGTTTCCGCTTCGCCCTCACGATGAAAAGGCTTCGCGCCCACATCTTCGCGCAAGCGGTCTTCAATCGCTTTGGAAAGCGCGCGCAACTGTCGGTCGCTTTCGCCAGTGGCGATGACAAAGTAATCGGTAATGGGCGAACGCCCACGCACATCAATCAAGACAATGTTGCTCCCTTTGCGGTCTTCCGCAGCATCTACTGCGATACGCGCAATGGCGGCCGCATCAGCATCCGTTTGTTGGTGTTTCACGTCTGTCATTGCACCTCACTTCATCAATCTGAATGTTCTACCTGAGCGTTGCCCATTTTAGCATAAGAAAGCGCAACGTTCAACGTCTGCACGGCACTGCAACGTGCCATTGAGCGCAGAGGCTTGAATTTTCTCCCTTCTCTCTCTACAATGGAAGCGTAGCCCGATGAAACGTGCGCCAGGAGCCCATGTGATTGGTGAACGCCTCGCCAAACGGAGCAAACAACTGGTTTTGCGCACCATCAACCACGCCTACGAGACGCCGCACACACCCTTTCGCGCCACCACCCGCGACGGCGTTTCCATCGCGGGCGTTCATTTGCGCCGCCAAAGCGACACAGTGGTGATCTACGCTCATGGCTTTCTGAGCAACAAATATCATCGCGCCGTTCCCGCCTTTGTGGAACATCTCGCCACGCATTTCGACGCCATCGCGTTCGACTTCCGCGGGCATGGCGAAAGCGGCGGGCGAGCCACCTTTGGCGAACTTGAAGTGCTGGACGTCGAAGCCGTGGTTGCGTATGCACGCCGACAAGGCTACCACCGCATCATCACCGTTGGCAGTAGCATGGGGGGCGCGGCGGTTCTGCTGCATGCGGCGCTGTTGGGCGGCGTGGACGGCGTCGCCACCATCGGCGCGGTCGCGCACCTGCGCTACATGCGGAGCAGCACCGCCTCACTCGGCTTGCGCCTGCTCTTCAAAACACGGCTGGGGCGCGTCGCCGCCGAAATGGGGCGCGGTACGCGCATTGGCGCACTGCGCATCAGCATTCCGCCTGTGGACGTGGTGCACCGTATCCGCGAACCGGTGCTCTTCATTCATGGGGAATGGGATCCGCTCATCGCGCCTGAGTCGGCGCTGGCGCTCTACGAGCGCGCTGTTGAACCCAAAACATTGCGTTTGTTGCCCCGCACCGGGCACGATATTCCCATCCTCACGCCGCAGACCGCCGACTTTTTGACAAGGTGGATACGTCAAGCCATTCTAGGCGGAGCAGAATGGACGTAAGCCAACGAGCCTGTTGCGTTGCGTGAAGCGAAGCCCAACAACCAAAAGATGACATATCACAAAGGAGTGAGCCATGAACCTGTTCAACCAAGAAGCCCTTGAACGCCTTGCCGAACACGAGAAGCAGTGGGAAGAAACCACCGTCCAGAAAAGCATCTCCCGCTTCCCCGAACGCTATCCCGATTTTAGCACCATGTCGGGTGTGCCCATCAAGCGCCTGTACACCCCGCTCGACCTTGCCGACATGGACTACGAGCAATCGCTCGGCTTTCCCGGCGAATACCCCTTCACCCGCGGCATCCACGCCACCATGCACCGCGGCCGCCTCTGGACCATGCGCATGTTTGCGGGCTTTGGGAGTGCCGAGGAAACCAACGCCCGCTTCAAGTACCTGCTCGAACAGGGGCAAACCGGGCTTTCGATTGCGTTCGACCTGCCCACGCTCTACGGCTACGACACCGACGACCCACACGCCGAAGGTGAATTTGGCATTTGCGGCGTGGCGTGCAGTTCCCTGCGCGACATGGAAATCCTGCTTGATGGGCTGCCGCTGGACAAAATCACCACCTCGATGACCATCAACAGCCCTGCCGCCATCATCTGGGCGATGTACATCGTCGCTGCTGAAAAACGGGGCATTCCCCGCCACAAACTGGGCGGCACCATCCAGAACGACATTCTCAAAGAGTACATCGCCCAAAAAGAATTCATCTTCCCGCCCGAACCATCCATGCGCCTGGTGACCGACACCATCGAATTTGGCGCGAAAGAAATGCCCAAGTGGAACCCCATCTCCGTCTCCGGCTACCACATTCGCGAAGCCGGCAGCACCGCCGTGCAAGAACTGGCGTTCACGCTGAGCGACGGCTTTGAATATGTCCGCTGGGCGCTTGAGCGCGGGCTGGATATTGACGAATTTGCGCCGCGTATCTCCTTCTTCTTCAACGCGCACAACGACTTTTTCGAGGAAATCGCCAAATTCCGCGCCGCCCGCCGCATTTGGGCGCGTGAAATGCGCGAAACCTTTGGCGCCAAGAATCCGCGGTCGTGGTTCATGCGCTTCCACACGCAAACCTCGGGCGTCAGCCTGACGGCGCAACAGCCGCTGAACAACGTCGCGCGCGTGGCCATTCAAGCGCTGGCGGCTGTGCTGGGCGGCACGCAAAGCCTGCACACCAACTCCATGGACGAAGCGCTGGCACTGCCGAGCGAAGCCGCGGTGACGGTGGCGCTCCGCACGCAACAAATCATCGCGCATGAAAGCGGCGTCACCAACACGGTTGACCCGCTGGGCGGTTCCTACTTTGTGGAAGCGCTCACGAACGAAGTTGAGCGGCAAGCCTACGACTACTTCCGCCGCATTGAAGAAATCGGCGGTGTGTTGCCCGCTATCGAACAGGGCTTCTTCCAGCGCGAAATCGCCGAAGCGTCGGCGCAATTCCAATGGGAAGTTGAAACCAAGCGGCGCATTATCGTCGGCGTCAACGAATACACGATGGCCGAAGAAGTCGAAATCCCCATCTTGAAGATGGACGAAGCCGGCTATGAGCGCCAGGTGCGCCGCCTGAACGAAGTGCGCCGCACGCGCGACAACCGCGCTGTGCGCCAGCGGCTTGCCGAACTGCGCCAAGCCGCCCAACGCGACGACGTCAATCTCATGTACCCCATCATCGAAGCGGTGAAGGAGTACGCCACGTTGCAAGAGATGATGGACGTCCTGCGCGAGGTGTGGGGCGAATATCGCGAACCGCTGATTGTGTAGTCGCCTTTGCCAGCCGAAAGAAAACGGCACGGGGGCGCCCCCGTGCCGTTTTTTCATACCGACGTGTTCCCGTTCAGCGCAGGACAATCTCGGTCCAGCGTTCGATCCACTCTTCGCGGTGTTGTTCGATTGCTTCCGGCGGAACCACGGCGGGCTTTTCCGCCACCTTGCCATGCTTGACAAACACCTCGGGCAATTCCACGTCTGGCCGCGCCGGGAAGACGAACATTTGCAACGGGATATCTTCCTGGAACGTGGGCGAGAGCATGAAATCGAGCAAGGCTTTGCCCAACTCCGGATTGGCGGCGTTTTTCAGCAAGCCCGCAAATTCAATCTGGCGGAAGCAGGTGTTATCAGCAATGATGGCTTCGGTGGGCGGTTCTTCGGGTTGCGGGTCGGCAAAGTACACTTCCGCCACCGGGCTGGTCGCATAACTGACCACGATGGGGCGTGTCCCTTCACCACTGCCGCCGCTAAACTGCCCATAGTAGGCGTCTTCCCAGCCGTCCGTCACCAACACATCGTTGGCGCGCATCTCACGCCAGAAATCTTCCCAGGTGTACTCGCCTTCCGTGCCAAACGCGCCAATCGTCGCCAGCATAAACGCCAACCCAGGCGATGACGTAGCCGGGTTCTCAACCACCGTCAACCCCTTGTATTCAGGCTTCGTCAGGTCGCGCAGGGTTTGCGGCTTGGGCAGGTTGTTCTCCGCAAAATACGCCTTGTCAATGTTCAGGCAGACATCGCCCCAATCAATCGGCACAAGGCGATTTTGCGGGTCGAGTTTGAGGTCGTCAGGAACGTGTTCCAACCCCGCGGGGGTGTACGGTTCTGTAATGTCGGCGTCAATCGCGCGGCTGAAGAAGGTGTTATCCACGCCGAAAATCACATCGGCGAGGGGGTTTTCCTTGCTCAAAATAGCCTGGTTGAGCGTTGTCCCCGCGTCGCCCCCCTTCACAAATTCGATCGTGGCGTTGTGTTCGGCTTCAAACGCCGCCAACACCTCTTCGCTCACGCTGAAACTATCGTGCGTCAGCAAGCGAACGACACGCGGCTCGTTCGTCTGCGTCTCGCCGCCGGCTTCTTCCTGCACTGTCGGCTCCGCCGTCGGCGTGCTTTCTCCGCCGCATGCCGAAACCGCCATCACCAGCACCCACAACAGACTCCACAACCACCATTTGGTACGCATAGAAACTCCTCCTTGCCATACATGCTCGTTGGTCTGCACACGTGGGCTCGCATAGACAACAAAAACACCCGGAAGCATGATGCCGCCGGGTGAACCCATTGGCACCCTGCTTCCCTCCGCCGGCATGACCCGGATCAGGTTCAAGGGGTTCTCGCCCAAGCGAGTCTCAGCCACTGACGCGGCACCCCCAGCAGTGGTGCATGTTGTCTTCGATTGTTCGTGTGCGCCCAAAGTGTATGCGGAGTGATGCAAAGCACCAAACAGCAACGTAGAGCGAAAACAAAAAGGCCACCGCTTGCGCGGTGACCTTTTTGTGATGCACCGAGTGGGCTCGCGCTCTCAGTGCATCATCCCCCCCCAACCAACCGTGTTTCTCGGAGGCATGTCCTACTCTACCAGAAAAGTATTACAAAGAACATTACAATCGCCACTTTTCGCCGCACAATGACATTGATTTGTCGCATACTTCGCGTATCATACACCCCATCCCAAACGGTTTGGCAAGGAGCAAGAAGATGAAGCGCAAAATACTGGGGAGTGTCACCGGCGGCACCTTTCTGGACGGGCTGGACGTTCGCCTGGAACCTGACATCAACACCGAGGACGTGCCTGTTGGCAGTTTTTGCGTCCTTGAAGGCGACCGCTACCGCTATTTTGGCACCGTGCAAAACGTGCGCCTGCACGCCACCGACAACCGTCTCATGGTCGTGCCGCCGCGTCATCTCTCACCATTCGCCCAGCGCATTATCCGCGGCACAGCGGGATACGCCGTCGCCGAAATCAAGCCGGCGCTGATGATCGAACGCCTGCCCGAAAACGCCATCGTGGATGAGGTGCAGCCTCCCCGCCCGGTGAAGACCATTCCCATGCACTTCGCCCACATGGTGGAAGCCCGCCCCGAAGATTTTGTGCTCGTCTTCGGGGAGGAGCGCGACGACCCGCAATCTACGTTCTTTGCGCTGGGCAAGCCGCTCACCATGGAGATTGACGTCTGTGTGGACCTGCGCCGCCTTGTCGAACGTTCAACGGGGATTTTTGGGAGCACAGGCACGGGGAAAAGTTTCCTCACGCGCCTTTTGCTGAGCGGTATCATCTGGAAAGACGTGGCGGTCTCGCTCGTGTTCGACATGCACGGCGAATACGCTACCAGCCAGCAATCCGAAAGCGGCGACTGGGTGAAAGGCTTGCGCGACCTCTTCGGCAGTAGTCGCGTCGCCGTCTATTCCCTCGATG belongs to Ardenticatena maritima and includes:
- the ndk gene encoding nucleoside-diphosphate kinase — its product is MERTLVIVKPDGVQRGLTGEVISRLERRGLKVVALKMMNVSRELAEQHYAVHKGKPFYDGLIDYITSSPVVVMIVEGKNAIKAVRNTVGATNPVDAAPGTIRGDFAMDIGRNIVHASDGPETAAFETSLWFSEDEICAYTRNTDTWIYE
- the rsfS gene encoding ribosome silencing factor codes for the protein MTDVKHQQTDADAAAIARIAVDAAEDRKGSNIVLIDVRGRSPITDYFVIATGESDRQLRALSKAIEDRLREDVGAKPFHREGEAETGWILLDYVDVIIHLFSPEQRAYYQLETLYEDAPVVLRIQ
- a CDS encoding alpha/beta hydrolase, giving the protein MIGERLAKRSKQLVLRTINHAYETPHTPFRATTRDGVSIAGVHLRRQSDTVVIYAHGFLSNKYHRAVPAFVEHLATHFDAIAFDFRGHGESGGRATFGELEVLDVEAVVAYARRQGYHRIITVGSSMGGAAVLLHAALLGGVDGVATIGAVAHLRYMRSSTASLGLRLLFKTRLGRVAAEMGRGTRIGALRISIPPVDVVHRIREPVLFIHGEWDPLIAPESALALYERAVEPKTLRLLPRTGHDIPILTPQTADFLTRWIRQAILGGAEWT
- a CDS encoding acyl-CoA mutase large subunit family protein is translated as MNLFNQEALERLAEHEKQWEETTVQKSISRFPERYPDFSTMSGVPIKRLYTPLDLADMDYEQSLGFPGEYPFTRGIHATMHRGRLWTMRMFAGFGSAEETNARFKYLLEQGQTGLSIAFDLPTLYGYDTDDPHAEGEFGICGVACSSLRDMEILLDGLPLDKITTSMTINSPAAIIWAMYIVAAEKRGIPRHKLGGTIQNDILKEYIAQKEFIFPPEPSMRLVTDTIEFGAKEMPKWNPISVSGYHIREAGSTAVQELAFTLSDGFEYVRWALERGLDIDEFAPRISFFFNAHNDFFEEIAKFRAARRIWAREMRETFGAKNPRSWFMRFHTQTSGVSLTAQQPLNNVARVAIQALAAVLGGTQSLHTNSMDEALALPSEAAVTVALRTQQIIAHESGVTNTVDPLGGSYFVEALTNEVERQAYDYFRRIEEIGGVLPAIEQGFFQREIAEASAQFQWEVETKRRIIVGVNEYTMAEEVEIPILKMDEAGYERQVRRLNEVRRTRDNRAVRQRLAELRQAAQRDDVNLMYPIIEAVKEYATLQEMMDVLREVWGEYREPLIV
- a CDS encoding thiamine ABC transporter substrate-binding protein, with amino-acid sequence MRTKWWLWSLLWVLVMAVSACGGESTPTAEPTVQEEAGGETQTNEPRVVRLLTHDSFSVSEEVLAAFEAEHNATIEFVKGGDAGTTLNQAILSKENPLADVIFGVDNTFFSRAIDADITEPYTPAGLEHVPDDLKLDPQNRLVPIDWGDVCLNIDKAYFAENNLPKPQTLRDLTKPEYKGLTVVENPATSSPGLAFMLATIGAFGTEGEYTWEDFWREMRANDVLVTDGWEDAYYGQFSGGSGEGTRPIVVSYATSPVAEVYFADPQPEEPPTEAIIADNTCFRQIEFAGLLKNAANPELGKALLDFMLSPTFQEDIPLQMFVFPARPDVELPEVFVKHGKVAEKPAVVPPEAIEQHREEWIERWTEIVLR